A genomic stretch from Eptesicus fuscus isolate TK198812 chromosome 15, DD_ASM_mEF_20220401, whole genome shotgun sequence includes:
- the MRPL50 gene encoding 39S ribosomal protein L50, mitochondrial yields MAAVSVPGVWRKGLTWIIAGVPRREFWSRFREQKKPVVAETVEEVKQEPILACPPLRSRTYAPPEDLQSRLESSVKDIFGSSAPGNWEDISLDDGRLKFSFLARLADDLGHAVPNSRLHEMCRVRDVLEFYKVPVQDRSKFDELVASNLPPNIKITWGY; encoded by the exons ATGGCGGCGGTCTCAGTGCCCGGCGTTTGGAGAAAAGGCCTCACGTGGATAATCGCAGGGGTCCCACGCCGAGAATTTTGGTCTCGATTCAG AGAACAGAAAAAGCCAGTGGTAGCCGAGACAGTAGAGGAGGTGAAGCAAGAACCCATCCTGGCGTGCCCGCCCTTACGAAGCCGAACGTACGCACCGCCTGAAGATCTCCAGAGTCGTTTGGAATCTAGCGTCAAAGACATTTTTGGCTCATCAGCTCCTGGCAATTGGGAGGACATCTCCCTGGACGATGGTCGTCTGAAGTTCAGTTTCTTGGCACGGTTAGCTGATGACTTGGGCCATGCTGTGCCTAACTCCAGGCTCCATGAGATGTGCAGGGTCAGAGATGTGCTTGAGTTCTACAAGGTGCCTGTTCAAGACAGATCTAAATTTGATGAACTCGTGGCCAGTAATTTGCCTCCCAATATAAAAATCACTTGGGGCTACTGA